In Helianthus annuus cultivar XRQ/B chromosome 3, HanXRQr2.0-SUNRISE, whole genome shotgun sequence, a single window of DNA contains:
- the LOC110929248 gene encoding glutelin type-D 1 — METKMVVEKADQTVFEGDTGGYYVWSNSKIPLLSELKLGAGKLLLHPLAFVIPHYMDSNKICFVLEGTVTVGLVTPNCPEEKVLLIKKGDAVPVPLGVFSWWFNGGETDAVILALGDTIKAQVPSQFNLFVATGVQGLLAGFQTDFVSKIFGLDKKESENIVNSQQGALLVKLDHGIRFPQPSKDTKEKLYANIEDPSGAVVVKGGGYVNFLLEKKLPMLSEVGLSAKFVKLEGNAMLAPSYVADGSVEISYVSKGSGRIKVVGSEGKPALESKLEEGDLFIVPQFFASSGIADDCGIELFAVLTSSKPVFAQLAGNTSVWNALSPVVLQVALNVNPETEQLFKSKNSESIIIVPPST, encoded by the exons ATGGAGACAAAAATGGTTGTGGAGAAGGCAGATCAAACGGTATTTGAGGGCGATACTGGTGGATATTACGTATGGTCAAATTCAAAAATACCATTATTAAGTGAGTTAAAACTCGGTGCGGGAAAACTTCTTCTCCACCCTCTTGCCTTTGTTATTCCTCACTATATGGATTCTAACAAAATTTGCTTCGTTCTTGAAG GTACCGTTACGGTTGGGTTGGTGACACCCAATTGTCCCGAAGAAAAGGTTTTGTTGATCAAAAAAGGGGATGCAGTTCCAGTTCCATTGGGAGTTTTTTCATGGTGGTTTAATGGTGGCGAGACCGATGCAGTCATTCTAGCATTGGGTGACACCATCAAAGCCCAAGTCCCTAGCCAGTTCAATTTGTTTGTAGCGACTGGAGTTCAAGGACTTCTTGCTGGATTTCAAACCGATTTTGTTAGTAAAATCTTTGGTCTGGACAAAAAGGAATCAGAAAATATTGTAAACAGTCAACAAGGTGCATTGCTTGTTAAACTTGATCATGGAATCAGATTTCCACAACCAAGTAAAGACACCAAAGAAAAGTTATATGCCAACATTGAAGATCCCTCGGGTGCAGTTGTTGTGAAAGGGGGTGGTTATGTCAATTTCTTGTTAGAAAAGAAGTTGCCAATGCTTAGTGAGGTTGGTCTAAGTGCAAAGTTTGTGAAGTTGGAGGGCAATGCTATGCTTGCACCAAGTTATGTAGCTGATGGATCGGTGGAGATATCTTATGTCAGTAAGGGAAGTGGTCGGATTAAGGTTGTGGGTAGTGAAGGAAAGCCTGCATTGGAGAGCAAACTTGAAGAAGGTGACTTGTTCATTGTTCCTCAGTTCTTTGCTTCTTCGGGTATTGCAGATGATTGTGGAATAGAACTTTTCGCTGTGTTAACTTCTTCAAA ACCTGTTTTTGCACAACTAGCTGGAAATACATCAGTATGGAACGCTTTGTCTCCGGTGGTTTTACAGGTGGCTTTAAATGTTAATCCAGAAACCGAACAACTCTTCAAGTCGAAGAATTCAGAAAGCATCATAATTGTCCCTCCAAGTACATAA